A single window of Intrasporangium calvum DSM 43043 DNA harbors:
- a CDS encoding DUF721 domain-containing protein: MPAGDAPADDTRIADAAASALARARAAARSKGLRPGMKPRRRPRADDPAQVRSGAGRDGRDPALLGEQLDRLLVDRGWQLDVAVGSVMGRWPEIVGPDIATHVEPVSFADGILTVRADSTAWATQMKLLASSVLGRVEAEIGAGAVDQLRVLGPSAPSWSRGRHRSPDSRGPRDTYG, from the coding sequence GTGCCGGCCGGCGATGCCCCCGCGGACGACACCCGGATCGCCGACGCGGCCGCCTCGGCGCTCGCTCGGGCCCGGGCGGCGGCACGCAGCAAGGGGTTACGACCCGGCATGAAACCACGGCGCCGGCCGCGCGCCGACGACCCCGCGCAGGTCCGCTCGGGCGCCGGACGTGACGGTCGCGACCCAGCTCTGCTCGGCGAGCAGCTCGACCGGCTCCTCGTCGACCGGGGCTGGCAGCTCGACGTCGCCGTCGGGTCCGTCATGGGCCGGTGGCCGGAGATCGTGGGTCCCGACATCGCCACCCACGTCGAACCGGTGTCCTTCGCCGACGGCATCCTGACCGTTCGCGCGGACTCGACGGCCTGGGCCACGCAGATGAAGCTGCTCGCCTCGTCCGTGCTCGGCCGGGTGGAGGCGGAGATCGGGGCCGGGGCGGTGGACCAGCTGCGCGTCCTCGGGCCCAGCGCACCGTCCTGGTCGAGGGGCCGGCACCGCTCCCCCGACTCCCGAGGTCCCCGCGACACCTACGGCTGA
- a CDS encoding protealysin inhibitor emfourin, which produces MHPATESPEPLASEARCSIVPPYILEALARSSEPAVADAARTSLAHDEAIRRARRSGRRLAPPRDVNEPGPPAPSGPQAPTDPTQPTEPTEPSPPLGTGPRRTIGDAQGKRTLPGETVRPEGDPATGDPAVDEAYDGLGATWGLWSAAYGRDSLDDKGMPLIATVHYGQRYDNAFWDGRQMVFGDGDGIVFDRFTKSLDVIGHELAHGVTEHTAGLLYQGQPGALNESVSDVFGVLVKQRALGQTASEADWLVGAELLLPSVQGRALRDMRKPGTAYDDPELGKDPQPAHMDGYVVTDSDFGGVHINSGIPNRAFVLAALAMGGHAWEEAGAIWHAALTGDGIRADCDFARFAELTVAAAAERHGYGSVQHSAVRDAWLEVGVPVGSDEPASSAEADEAAGPPSGPAHGEVPGVDAEVLVRRTGGFAGRVRERTVTIGDLPERDARDWQHLLAAPTLQRIAATAGRSHPDAFCYDVVCPQAHVDVTVAEPHLPEAIHQLLERTLEDG; this is translated from the coding sequence ATGCACCCCGCGACGGAGTCACCCGAACCCCTGGCGTCCGAGGCCCGCTGCTCGATCGTCCCGCCCTACATCCTCGAGGCCCTGGCTCGCAGCTCCGAGCCGGCGGTCGCCGATGCGGCTCGGACCTCACTCGCCCACGACGAGGCGATCCGCCGGGCCCGGCGCTCTGGGCGCCGCCTCGCCCCACCCCGCGACGTCAACGAGCCGGGACCACCGGCGCCCTCCGGTCCGCAGGCCCCCACCGATCCCACCCAGCCCACTGAGCCAACGGAGCCGAGCCCACCGCTCGGCACGGGCCCGAGGCGCACCATCGGCGACGCGCAGGGCAAGCGCACCCTCCCCGGCGAGACGGTGCGCCCCGAGGGGGACCCGGCCACCGGCGATCCCGCCGTGGACGAGGCCTACGACGGACTGGGCGCGACCTGGGGACTGTGGTCAGCGGCATACGGCAGGGACTCCCTCGACGACAAGGGGATGCCGCTCATCGCCACGGTGCACTACGGCCAGCGCTACGACAACGCGTTCTGGGACGGGCGCCAGATGGTGTTCGGCGACGGCGACGGGATCGTCTTCGACCGGTTCACCAAGAGCCTCGACGTCATCGGGCACGAGCTCGCGCACGGGGTCACCGAGCACACCGCGGGCCTTCTCTACCAGGGCCAGCCGGGCGCCCTCAACGAGTCGGTCTCCGACGTCTTCGGTGTGCTCGTCAAGCAGCGTGCCCTCGGCCAGACGGCGTCGGAGGCCGACTGGCTCGTCGGGGCCGAGCTGCTGTTGCCGTCCGTGCAGGGGCGGGCGCTGCGCGACATGCGCAAGCCGGGTACGGCCTACGACGACCCCGAGCTGGGCAAGGACCCACAGCCGGCCCACATGGACGGCTACGTCGTCACCGACAGCGACTTCGGCGGGGTGCACATCAACTCGGGGATCCCCAACCGGGCCTTCGTCCTCGCGGCCCTGGCGATGGGCGGCCACGCCTGGGAGGAGGCGGGTGCGATCTGGCACGCGGCGTTGACCGGTGACGGGATCCGCGCGGACTGCGACTTCGCGCGGTTCGCGGAACTGACCGTCGCGGCGGCCGCCGAACGGCACGGCTACGGGTCGGTGCAGCACTCCGCCGTGCGCGACGCCTGGCTCGAGGTCGGTGTCCCGGTCGGCAGTGACGAGCCCGCCTCGTCAGCTGAGGCCGACGAGGCGGCCGGGCCGCCGAGCGGGCCCGCGCACGGGGAGGTCCCCGGGGTCGATGCCGAGGTCCTCGTGCGTCGGACCGGCGGGTTCGCGGGCCGGGTGCGGGAGCGCACGGTGACGATCGGTGATCTGCCGGAGCGTGACGCGCGAGACTGGCAGCACCTCCTCGCTGCGCCGACGCTCCAGCGGATCGCTGCGACCGCAGGGCGGAGCCACCCCGATGCGTTCTGCTACGACGTCGTCTGCCCGCAGGCCCACGTCGATGTCACCGTCGCCGAGCCACACCTGCCCGAGGCGATCCACCAGCTGCTCGAGCGCACGCTCGAGGACGGCTGA
- a CDS encoding SigE family RNA polymerase sigma factor, with protein MDDAARSADFTAYVRAREQALARLAYLLTGDRDAAEDLLQNALAKCYRHWDRIRAVEQPDAYVRRVMVNERNSRWRSLLRRRESAGSHLLEVFDPPATSVGLDPGESLDLWRHVQTLPTQQRAVVVLRFYEDLTEAQTAAILGCTVGTVKSHTSRALAAMRLKMSEAPA; from the coding sequence ATGGACGACGCGGCTCGGAGCGCCGACTTCACGGCCTACGTCAGGGCGCGGGAGCAGGCCCTCGCCCGGCTCGCCTACCTCCTGACCGGGGATCGCGACGCGGCCGAGGACCTCCTGCAGAACGCCTTGGCGAAGTGCTACCGCCACTGGGACCGGATCCGCGCGGTGGAACAGCCCGACGCCTATGTGCGCCGGGTCATGGTCAACGAGCGCAACAGCCGCTGGCGCAGCCTGCTCCGACGGCGTGAGTCGGCCGGGAGCCACCTCCTCGAGGTGTTCGACCCGCCAGCGACATCCGTTGGGCTCGACCCGGGAGAGTCCCTGGACCTCTGGCGGCACGTCCAGACGCTGCCGACCCAGCAGCGGGCCGTGGTCGTGCTGCGCTTCTACGAGGACCTGACCGAGGCCCAGACCGCCGCGATCCTCGGCTGCACCGTCGGAACCGTCAAGAGCCACACGAGCCGCGCCCTCGCGGCCATGCGCCTGAAGATGAGCGAGGCCCCCGCATGA
- the gyrB gene encoding DNA topoisomerase (ATP-hydrolyzing) subunit B: MSDAAETTADSTNRPNVDHRPNGVDYDASAITVLEGLEAVRKRPGMYIGSTGERGLHHLVYEIVDNSVDEALAGYADTIDITLLADGGVRVKDNGRGIPTDIHPVEKMSAVELVLTQLHAGGKFGGGGYKVSGGLHGVGSSVVNALSTTLKVAVRQKGYVHRMSFTMGVPDGPLRREEATDETGTTITFWPNAEIFDSVDFDFETLRARLQQMAFLNKGLTLNLVDERVDQRAEASEDVDLDGVESDLATVVEDGDNGHDVPTSGRKTLTAKTATYRYDGGLVDYVNHLNSSKRSEPVHPEVIAIEVEDEARSLSLELAMQWTSAYSESVHTYANTINTHEGGTHEEGFRAAMTKLINDFARKQNLLKEKDENLTGDDVREGLTAVISVKLGDPQFEGQTKTKLGNSEVKGFVQRAMTDEFGHWLETHPNEGKDIVRKSIQAAAARMAARKAREATRRKGLLESGGLPGKLKDCQSKDPSLSEVFIVEGDSAGGSATQARNPHIQAILPIRGKILNVEKARIDKILANQEVQALISAFGTGIGEDFDLAKARYHKIILMADADVDGMHIRTLLLTLLFRFMRPLIEAGYVYLAQPPLFRLRWSNAPHQFAYSDRERDGLTELGKANGWRLPKDNPVQRYKGLGEMNYQELGETTMDQSTRTLLQVTLDDAAKADEVFAVLMGEDVESRRTFIQKNARDVRFLDI, translated from the coding sequence GTGTCAGACGCCGCCGAGACGACCGCCGACAGCACCAACCGACCGAACGTCGACCATCGTCCCAACGGAGTCGACTACGACGCGAGTGCGATCACCGTCCTCGAGGGGCTCGAGGCGGTGCGCAAGCGCCCGGGGATGTACATCGGCTCGACCGGTGAGCGGGGGCTGCACCACCTCGTCTACGAGATCGTCGACAACTCCGTCGACGAGGCGCTCGCCGGCTACGCCGACACGATCGACATCACCCTGCTCGCCGACGGCGGGGTCCGGGTCAAGGACAACGGGCGTGGCATTCCCACCGACATCCACCCGGTCGAGAAGATGAGCGCGGTCGAGCTGGTGCTCACCCAGCTGCACGCGGGCGGGAAGTTCGGCGGCGGCGGCTACAAGGTGTCCGGCGGCCTGCACGGCGTCGGCTCGTCCGTCGTCAACGCCCTGTCGACCACGCTCAAGGTCGCGGTCCGGCAGAAGGGCTACGTCCACCGGATGAGCTTCACCATGGGGGTGCCGGACGGTCCGCTCCGCCGGGAGGAGGCCACCGACGAGACCGGCACGACGATCACCTTCTGGCCCAACGCCGAGATCTTCGACAGTGTCGACTTCGACTTCGAGACGCTGCGTGCCCGTCTCCAGCAGATGGCCTTCCTCAACAAGGGCCTGACCCTCAACCTCGTCGACGAGCGGGTCGACCAGCGTGCCGAGGCCTCCGAGGACGTGGACCTCGACGGAGTGGAGAGCGACCTCGCGACGGTGGTCGAGGACGGCGACAACGGCCATGACGTCCCCACGAGCGGGCGGAAGACCCTGACGGCCAAGACGGCCACCTACCGCTACGACGGCGGCCTCGTCGACTACGTCAACCACCTCAACTCCTCCAAGCGCAGCGAGCCCGTGCATCCCGAGGTGATCGCCATCGAGGTCGAGGACGAGGCGCGCTCCCTGTCCCTCGAGCTGGCGATGCAGTGGACCAGCGCCTACAGCGAGTCGGTGCACACCTACGCGAACACGATCAACACCCACGAGGGCGGCACCCACGAGGAGGGCTTCCGTGCGGCGATGACCAAGCTCATCAACGACTTCGCGCGCAAGCAGAACCTCCTCAAGGAGAAGGACGAGAACCTCACCGGCGACGACGTCCGGGAAGGCCTCACCGCGGTCATCTCGGTCAAGCTCGGTGACCCCCAGTTCGAGGGACAGACCAAGACGAAGCTCGGCAACTCCGAGGTCAAGGGCTTCGTCCAGCGCGCCATGACCGACGAGTTCGGGCACTGGCTCGAGACCCACCCCAACGAGGGCAAGGACATCGTCCGCAAGTCGATCCAGGCCGCGGCCGCCCGGATGGCGGCTCGCAAGGCTCGCGAGGCGACCCGGCGCAAGGGCCTGCTCGAGTCCGGGGGCCTGCCGGGCAAGCTCAAGGACTGCCAGAGCAAGGACCCGAGCCTCTCCGAGGTGTTCATCGTCGAGGGTGACTCCGCCGGGGGGTCGGCGACGCAGGCCCGCAACCCGCACATCCAGGCGATCCTGCCGATCCGCGGCAAGATCCTCAACGTCGAGAAGGCCCGGATCGACAAGATCCTCGCCAACCAGGAGGTCCAGGCGCTGATCTCGGCCTTCGGCACGGGAATCGGCGAGGACTTCGACCTCGCCAAGGCCCGCTACCACAAGATCATCCTGATGGCCGACGCCGACGTCGACGGGATGCACATCCGCACCCTCCTGCTGACGCTGCTCTTCCGCTTCATGCGGCCGCTCATCGAGGCCGGCTACGTCTACCTGGCCCAGCCGCCCCTGTTCCGTCTCCGGTGGAGCAATGCCCCACACCAGTTCGCCTACTCCGACCGGGAGCGGGACGGTCTCACGGAGCTGGGCAAGGCGAACGGCTGGCGCCTGCCGAAGGACAACCCCGTCCAGCGGTACAAGGGCCTCGGCGAGATGAACTACCAGGAGCTCGGCGAGACGACCATGGACCAGAGCACCCGCACGCTGCTCCAGGTGACCCTCGACGACGCGGCCAAGGCCGACGAGGTGTTCGCGGTGCTCATGGGTGAGGACGTCGAGTCACGGCGGACCTTCATCCAGAAGAACGCCCGGGACGTGCGGTTCCTCGACATCTGA
- the gyrA gene encoding DNA gyrase subunit A — MSDDLPPVDGDDILGPDETQPTEVDESHEQGTAPIERDPDQHDRVEPIDLNTEMQRSYIEYAMSVIVSRALPDVRDGLKPVHRRIVYAMYDGGYRPDRGYNKCARVVGDVMGHYHPHGDSAIYDALVRLVQDWSMRYPLVDGQGNFGSRGNDGAAAPRYTECRMASIALEMVRDIEQDTVDFIPNYDGKTMQPSVLPSRFPNLLVNGSAGIAVGMATQIPPHNLREVAEGAQYYLHHPEISREELLEALLGIIKGPDFPTGSLIMGHRGIEDAYRTGRGSIIMRAIVNVEEIKNRQCLVVTQLPYQVNPDQLAVKIADLVKDGKIAGIADIADETSGRTGLRIVITLKRDAVAKVVLNNLYKHTQLQTTFGANMLALVDDVPRTLPLDGFIRHWVDHQIEVIQRRTTFRLRKAEAEIHLLRGYLKALDMLDEVIALIRRSQTVEDARDGLIQLLDIDETQAQAILNMQLRRLAALERERIQQQHDELQELIDEYQAILASEVRQREIVSEELQGIVDKYGDERRTEIVPFDGDMSMEDLIPEEDVVVTITRGGYAKRTRTDLYRSQRRGGKGVKGAQLRGEDVVEHFFTTTTHHWLLFFTNLGRVYRAKGYELPEGSRDSKGQHVANLLAFQPGEQIAQVLAIHDYEAADYLVLATRAGLVKKTRLRDYDSPRSGGLIAINLREGDELVGARLVAAADDLLLVSRKGMSVRFTATDSALRPMGRSTSGVTGMKFRPGDTLLSMSRVPAETDVDVFVVFENGLAKRTPVSEYRVQGRGGYGIQVAKLSEKGGDLVGALTVTGNDEVMVVMEKGKIVRSRVDEVRHTSRSTQGVRFAAPDKGDAIVAVARNAESVTEEELEEVGDLEGTAPTSPITTVPSTDGVPSDGSDEPTTESSDGDTGGDA, encoded by the coding sequence GTGAGCGACGATCTCCCCCCCGTCGACGGCGACGACATCCTCGGACCCGACGAGACGCAGCCGACCGAGGTCGACGAGAGTCACGAGCAGGGGACCGCCCCGATCGAGCGCGACCCCGACCAGCACGACCGGGTCGAGCCGATCGACCTCAACACAGAGATGCAGCGCTCGTACATCGAGTACGCGATGTCGGTCATCGTGTCGCGCGCCCTGCCCGACGTGCGGGACGGCCTCAAGCCGGTGCACCGCCGCATCGTCTACGCCATGTACGACGGCGGCTACCGGCCCGACCGCGGCTACAACAAGTGCGCGCGGGTCGTCGGCGACGTCATGGGGCACTACCATCCCCACGGCGACTCGGCCATCTACGACGCCCTGGTGCGGCTCGTGCAGGACTGGTCGATGCGCTACCCGCTCGTCGACGGCCAAGGCAACTTCGGGTCCCGCGGCAACGACGGCGCCGCGGCACCCCGCTACACCGAGTGCCGGATGGCGTCGATCGCCCTGGAGATGGTCCGGGACATCGAGCAGGACACCGTCGACTTCATCCCCAACTACGACGGCAAGACGATGCAGCCGTCCGTGCTGCCGAGCCGCTTCCCGAACCTCCTCGTCAACGGCTCCGCCGGCATCGCCGTCGGCATGGCCACCCAGATCCCCCCACACAACCTGCGCGAGGTCGCCGAGGGTGCGCAGTACTACCTGCACCACCCTGAGATCTCTCGCGAGGAGCTGCTCGAGGCGCTCCTCGGGATCATCAAGGGCCCCGACTTCCCGACCGGGTCGCTCATCATGGGCCATCGCGGCATCGAGGACGCCTACCGGACCGGCCGCGGCTCGATCATCATGCGAGCCATCGTCAACGTCGAGGAGATCAAGAACCGGCAGTGCCTCGTCGTCACCCAGCTGCCGTACCAGGTCAACCCCGACCAGCTCGCCGTCAAGATCGCCGACCTCGTCAAGGACGGCAAGATCGCCGGCATCGCCGACATCGCCGACGAGACCTCGGGGCGCACCGGCCTGCGCATCGTCATCACGCTCAAGCGTGACGCCGTGGCCAAGGTCGTGCTCAACAACCTCTACAAGCACACCCAGCTGCAGACGACCTTCGGCGCGAACATGCTCGCCCTCGTCGACGACGTGCCACGGACCCTGCCGCTCGACGGGTTCATCCGGCACTGGGTGGACCACCAGATCGAGGTCATCCAACGGCGGACCACGTTCCGGCTGCGCAAGGCCGAGGCCGAGATCCACCTGTTGCGCGGCTACCTCAAGGCCCTCGACATGCTCGACGAGGTCATCGCGCTCATCCGCCGCTCGCAGACGGTCGAGGACGCCCGAGACGGCCTGATCCAGCTGCTCGACATCGACGAGACCCAGGCACAGGCGATCCTCAACATGCAGCTGCGCCGCCTCGCCGCCCTCGAGCGGGAGCGGATCCAGCAGCAGCACGACGAGCTCCAAGAGCTCATCGACGAGTACCAGGCGATCCTCGCCTCGGAGGTGCGGCAACGCGAGATCGTCTCCGAGGAGCTGCAGGGCATCGTCGACAAGTACGGCGACGAGCGGCGCACCGAGATCGTCCCGTTCGACGGGGACATGTCCATGGAGGACCTCATCCCCGAGGAGGACGTCGTCGTCACGATCACCCGGGGCGGCTACGCCAAGCGGACGCGGACCGATCTCTACCGGTCACAGCGCCGCGGCGGCAAGGGCGTCAAGGGAGCCCAGCTGCGCGGCGAGGACGTCGTCGAGCACTTCTTCACGACGACGACGCACCACTGGCTGCTCTTCTTCACCAACCTGGGCCGCGTCTACCGGGCCAAGGGGTACGAGCTGCCGGAAGGCAGCCGCGACAGCAAGGGCCAGCACGTGGCCAACCTCCTCGCGTTCCAGCCCGGGGAGCAGATCGCCCAGGTTCTCGCGATCCACGACTACGAGGCGGCCGACTACCTCGTCCTGGCGACCCGGGCCGGCCTGGTCAAGAAGACCCGGCTGCGCGACTACGACTCGCCCCGCTCCGGCGGCCTCATCGCAATCAACCTGCGCGAGGGCGACGAGCTCGTCGGCGCCCGTCTCGTCGCAGCGGCCGACGACCTGCTCCTCGTGTCGCGCAAGGGCATGTCCGTGCGGTTCACCGCCACGGATTCGGCGCTTCGGCCGATGGGGCGCTCGACGTCGGGCGTGACCGGCATGAAGTTCCGCCCCGGCGACACGCTCCTGTCGATGTCCCGCGTCCCGGCAGAGACCGACGTCGACGTCTTCGTCGTCTTCGAGAACGGCCTCGCCAAGCGGACGCCGGTGTCGGAGTACCGGGTGCAGGGCCGCGGTGGCTACGGCATCCAGGTCGCGAAACTCTCCGAGAAGGGCGGCGACCTCGTCGGGGCGCTCACCGTGACGGGGAACGACGAGGTCATGGTCGTCATGGAGAAGGGCAAGATTGTCCGCTCCCGGGTCGACGAGGTCCGTCACACCAGCCGCAGCACCCAGGGCGTCAGGTTCGCGGCACCGGACAAGGGCGACGCGATCGTGGCGGTGGCCCGCAACGCGGAGTCCGTGACCGAGGAGGAGCTCGAGGAGGTCGGCGACCTGGAAGGCACCGCCCCCACGTCCCCCATCACTACGGTTCCGAGCACCGATGGCGTACCGTCGGACGGAAGCGACGAGCCGACGACGGAGTCGTCGGACGGCGACACAGGAGGTGACGCATGA
- a CDS encoding DUF3566 domain-containing protein: protein MSTPSSEGWGASRYGSDTDSLDYTGSGSADGESTLSRGAITSRTEPTRAMGAQPTTATHPESVTTASQPAGDSTRAATAIAPARGKQATRSKKGPRRVRLAVARVDPWSVMKMSFLLSVALGIAGVILTAVLWMILSTMNVFTDIEGVLQSLQTAGSADNFSIRDYVGFGRVVSLSIVIGVIDVILLTAIATVMAFLYNICSALVGGIQLTLTDD from the coding sequence ATGAGCACGCCCAGCTCAGAGGGGTGGGGCGCAAGCCGTTACGGGTCGGACACCGACAGCCTCGACTACACCGGCTCTGGGTCTGCGGACGGCGAGTCCACCCTCTCCCGAGGCGCGATCACCTCCCGCACCGAGCCGACCCGAGCCATGGGCGCCCAGCCCACGACGGCGACACACCCCGAGAGCGTCACCACCGCCAGCCAGCCGGCAGGGGACTCCACGCGAGCTGCGACGGCCATCGCCCCGGCACGGGGCAAGCAGGCGACCAGGAGCAAGAAGGGCCCACGCCGGGTGCGGCTTGCCGTGGCCCGCGTCGACCCCTGGTCCGTGATGAAGATGAGCTTCCTGCTCTCCGTGGCGCTCGGTATCGCCGGCGTCATCCTCACCGCGGTGCTGTGGATGATCCTGTCGACGATGAACGTCTTCACCGACATCGAAGGCGTCCTCCAGTCGCTCCAGACGGCCGGATCGGCAGACAATTTCTCGATCCGTGACTACGTCGGCTTCGGCCGCGTCGTCTCCCTGTCGATCGTGATCGGAGTCATCGACGTCATCCTCCTGACGGCGATCGCGACGGTGATGGCCTTCCTCTACAACATCTGCTCGGCACTCGTGGGCGGGATCCAACTGACCCTCACCGACGACTGA
- a CDS encoding DLW-39 family protein gives MLKRLALIAGAVASVAFIRKKARQQQAEQDLWNQATDDVKAQAPAPAPSPAADQDLTAATS, from the coding sequence GTGCTCAAGCGTCTTGCCCTCATCGCCGGAGCCGTCGCAAGCGTCGCCTTCATCCGCAAGAAGGCGCGCCAGCAGCAGGCCGAGCAGGACCTGTGGAACCAGGCCACGGATGATGTCAAGGCCCAGGCTCCCGCTCCGGCCCCCTCGCCGGCGGCCGACCAGGATCTGACCGCGGCCACATCCTGA
- a CDS encoding tyrosine-type recombinase/integrase, with protein sequence MARRHNGEGTIYPYRNGYAAQVWVYTPEGRRQRKTVYGKTREIVHEKWLALHAQARRGPVSPRTPKVDEFATGWLRDVVTPNLAPATVANYELFVRHYISPAFGSKRLDRLGVRDVQVWLNELKHTCQCCAQGKDAAREVPRCCAKGKCCGQVASEWTIHQAWTVLRSLLSSAMREELVSRNVAGLVRVPVPRAKKPAVWTVDQARQFLESARRDDDPLYAGYVLMLILGLRRGELLGLAWDDVDLELGEARIAWQVQRVKGQLLRRKTKTTSSDAPLPLPEICVSALEQRRVVEAKWRLAAGEAWAGAGLVMTTRLGDPLDPRNFHRYFKARATKAGVPVISVHATRRTCASLLVALDVHPRVAMAILRHSKIAVTMDIYSQVSSTSTREALKRLGEAFG encoded by the coding sequence ATGGCTCGCCGACACAACGGGGAGGGGACCATCTACCCCTACCGCAACGGCTACGCGGCTCAGGTCTGGGTCTACACCCCTGAGGGTCGGAGGCAGCGTAAGACGGTCTACGGGAAGACCCGAGAGATCGTCCACGAGAAGTGGCTCGCCCTGCACGCGCAAGCCCGCCGTGGGCCGGTCAGCCCTCGCACTCCCAAGGTCGACGAGTTCGCTACGGGCTGGCTCCGTGATGTCGTCACCCCCAACCTCGCGCCGGCGACCGTTGCCAACTACGAGCTCTTCGTGCGGCACTACATCTCTCCGGCCTTCGGGTCGAAACGTCTCGACCGGCTCGGCGTTCGGGACGTCCAGGTCTGGCTCAACGAGCTCAAGCACACCTGTCAGTGCTGCGCTCAGGGCAAGGACGCCGCGCGTGAGGTGCCCCGATGCTGCGCCAAGGGGAAGTGCTGCGGACAGGTGGCCTCGGAGTGGACCATCCACCAGGCCTGGACGGTGCTCCGCAGCCTGCTCAGCTCCGCCATGCGCGAGGAGCTCGTGAGTCGGAACGTCGCCGGCCTGGTCCGGGTGCCGGTGCCCCGAGCCAAGAAGCCCGCGGTCTGGACGGTGGACCAGGCCCGCCAGTTCCTTGAGTCTGCGCGCCGCGACGACGACCCGCTCTACGCCGGGTACGTCCTGATGCTCATCCTCGGGCTGCGTCGCGGCGAGCTGCTTGGTCTCGCTTGGGACGACGTCGACCTTGAGCTCGGCGAGGCGCGCATTGCCTGGCAGGTCCAGAGGGTGAAGGGCCAGCTGCTACGGCGCAAGACCAAGACGACCTCGTCGGACGCGCCCCTACCGCTGCCCGAGATCTGCGTCAGCGCGCTCGAGCAACGACGCGTCGTCGAGGCCAAGTGGCGGCTCGCCGCGGGTGAGGCCTGGGCAGGTGCCGGCCTTGTGATGACTACACGCCTGGGGGATCCGCTCGACCCGAGGAACTTCCACCGCTACTTCAAGGCCCGTGCGACCAAGGCAGGCGTCCCGGTCATCTCCGTCCACGCGACGCGCAGGACGTGCGCCAGCCTGCTCGTCGCCCTCGACGTGCACCCGCGCGTGGCCATGGCCATCCTCCGCCACAGCAAGATCGCGGTCACGATGGACATCTACAGCCAGGTCTCGTCCACCTCGACGAGAGAGGCGCTCAAGCGGCTGGGGGAGGCCTTCGGATGA
- a CDS encoding excisionase family DNA-binding protein, producing the protein MTTYEIKRRWHTVAEVAEMLGYGETKVRMAIIAGDLKSVKDGKLRRILPEWVDEYVALKVAESERNL; encoded by the coding sequence ATGACCACCTACGAGATCAAGCGCCGCTGGCACACCGTCGCCGAGGTGGCCGAGATGCTTGGGTACGGCGAGACCAAGGTCCGGATGGCGATCATCGCCGGCGACCTGAAGTCGGTGAAGGACGGCAAGCTCCGCCGCATCCTGCCCGAGTGGGTCGACGAGTACGTCGCGCTCAAGGTGGCCGAGTCCGAACGGAACCTCTGA